A window of the Harmonia axyridis chromosome 5, icHarAxyr1.1, whole genome shotgun sequence genome harbors these coding sequences:
- the LOC123680021 gene encoding 40S ribosomal protein S15Aa: MVRMNVLSDALKSINNAEKRGKRQVLIRPCSKVIIRFLTVMMKKGYIGEFEIVDDHRSGKIIVNLTGRLNKCGVISPRFDVPITQIEKWTNNLLPSRQFGYVVLTTSGGIMDHEEARRKHLGGKILGFFF, from the exons atgGTGCGTATGAACGTGTTGAGCGATGCGCTCAAATCTATCAACAATGCTGAAAAGCGTGGTAAAAGACAAGTTCTGATCAGGCCATGCTCCAAAGTCATCATTAGGTTCTTGACTGTAATGATGAAGAAGGGTTACATTGGTGAATTCGAAATTGTAGATGATCACAGAAGTGGCAAAATCATCGTCAATTTAACCGGTAGATTAAACAAATGCGGAGTTATCTCGCCTAGATTCGATGTCCCAATTacacaaattgaaaaatggacCAACAATCTTTTACCCTCAAGACAGTTTGG atATGTTGTATTGACTACTAGCGGTGGCATCATGGACCACGAAGAGGCTAGAAGGAAACATCTTGGAGGCAAAATTCTTGGTTTCTTCTTTTAG